A genomic stretch from Coregonus clupeaformis isolate EN_2021a chromosome 23, ASM2061545v1, whole genome shotgun sequence includes:
- the LOC121536328 gene encoding gamma-crystallin M3-like: MMGKIIFYEDRNFQGRSYETSQDCPDMSSYLSRCHSCRVESGCFMVYDRPNFMGNQYFMKRGEYSDYQRMMGMNDCIRSSRMIPMHRGNFRMRIYERENFGGQMHEIMDDCDSIMDRYRMSDCQSCNVMDGHWLMYEQPHFRGRQMYMRPGEYRSFREMGMGMGGMSGGMRFMSMRRIMDNMTM; this comes from the exons ATGATGGGCAAG ATCATCTTCTACGAGGACAGGAACTTCCAGGGTCGTTCCTATGAGACCAGCCAGGACTGCCCTGACATGTCCTCCTACCTGAGCAGGTGCCACTCCTGCAGGGTTGAGAGTGGCTGCTTCATGGTCTACGATCGCCCCAACTTCATGGGAAACCAGTACTTCATGAAGAGGGGAGAGTACTCCGACTACCAGCGTATGATGGGAATGAATGACTGCATCAGGTCCAGCCGCATGATCCCCATG CACCGTGGAAACTTCAGGATGAGGATCTATGAGAGGGAGAACTTCGGAGGTCAGATGCACGAGATTATGGATGACTGTGACTCCATTATGGATCGTTACCGTATGTCCGACTGCCAGTCCTGCAACGTGATGGACGGTCACTGGCTGATGTACGAGCAGCCCCACTTCAGAGGCAGGCAGATGTACATGAGGCCTGGAGAGTACAGGAGCTTCAGAGAGATGGGCATGGGAATGGGAGGCATGAGCGGTGGCATGAGGTTCATGAGCATGAGGCGTATCATGGACAACATGACTATGTAA